ACTTGCTGTACACAATTAAATCATGATAGTGATCATACAGGAATTCTCCGTCACGGATGACCCCTTCTTTATGGAAACCTAAACGTTCAGGTATAGCGAAACTTTTCCTATTATCTGCCCCGCATCTAATTTCCACACGGTGTACATTATATTCATCAAACGCATAGTCAAGCAGTGAAGATACTGCGGCTGTCATAATGCCCTTTCCCTCATACGCTTCCGCAAGCCAATAGCCGATGCTCGTTTGTTTATTTACATAGTTCACCGAATGAAATCCGGCCATGCCGGCTAACTCGCCCTTATAAAGAACCCCTGCCTGAAATCCATCTTCCTCAGCAAATTGCCGCAGCCACGCAGTAATAATCGGACCGTACTGATCTGCACTTTTTATTGAATCGACCCACGGCAGCCATTCCCGCAGATGCTCCCGTGATTGATCGACTAAAGCAAACAGCTCTCCTGCATCTTTTTGGCTCATTAATTTCAAAGATATATCATCTGTTACATGATGTACAAACATAGTTAAGCTCCTTTCGTCATATACCTGCTGGACATACAAATTCCCTGAATAGCTATATGATTATGCCAAGTAATTAGAGATAGCCATAATACTAATAAGCAGTCTGCTTCAATATACTCGGAGCGGCTCACTATTATTTCTGGTCCACCTCATTCATCGCGAATATCTAAACCCATCATTGCCGCAAATTGCACGGCTTGAACCGAAGACACAATGCATCCGTCCAAATCTTCCATCGATATGGTCATATGTTCAAATTCTGATGTTCTTAGCTCGACACCTTTCAGCGGTGTTTCATCAAAACTGCATGACTCTAAGTTGCATTCTGCAAAATAAGTATGTTTTAATTGACAGTCGAAGAAGTCCGCATCTTTCAACTGACACGTTTCAAACCATACCCTCTCCCACTTTGCATGGACAAAGGCTGACAGATTGCATATACATTCTTCAAACAGAACGTCCGTGAACCGCGCTTCTGTAAAGTTTACACCGAGCATTTTACAATTGTGAAAACTGGCGCGGTGAATACTGATCCCTGTCAAGTCCGCATTGGAAAAATCACAGTTCTCAAACCGTACGTCCGTTAGAAATAATCCGGGTAACACCGAACCTTGAAAGCTGGTGTTCTTAATGTGCGCAGCTGTAAAATGAGCACGCTCAATTGTCTGTCCATCCAGTCTGGAATCTATAACGCTGGCGTTCAGTACATAAGGATCCTCTTCATGCATTGCATCCTGCAATTGTACAGATGTCAATTGTTCTGGTATTCGGGGCTGATTACGTTTCATTTTACCGACTCCTTATTCTAAGTTCTGTTACAGGACTTACAATTATGTACATGGTATTATTGCGAAAAGGGGTGACGATTATGGAAATCAATGATCAAGCACGAAAACAGCTTCTAGCTCAGGTTGAACATCTGTCCGATGAAGATATTAACCGGAAACCAGCCGAAGACAGATGGTCCGTTAAACAGATTTTGCAGCACCTTTGCCTCATGGAAGGCGGGGTAACGAAAATTATACAGACCCGGCTCGCTTCTAATGGGCAGAATCTGGCCACAGATAAACCGATCCAACTCGCTGTTCAACGCTCCACCAAAGTAGAGGCACCTGATTTCGTAACACCCACCGGGGACTTTTCCGCGCTTGAGGAATTGAAAGCGCAATTATCAGCCACCCACTCTGCATTACATGTGTTGGCAGAGAACACGCCTGCTGAACATTTGGAAGTGAAATCTCATCCGCATCCTGTTTTCGGCGAGATGAATCTCAAACAATGGATTCCTTTTGTAGGGTATCATGAATTGCGTCATATTGAACAAATTAAAGAAGTGAAAGAACAACTTGGTATTTAATAAAGACCTCTGCTGCAACTTTATATTGCGGCAGAGGTCTTTTCTGATTGCTAGTGAATATGCTGAAGTGCCTGCTGTATGCTGGCGAAAGTTTTCAGCACTTCTGCCGGATCCTTTACTGCTGCCAGTTTTCGTGCAAGCTGCGGTGACACACCTGTAATGTAGAGCTGACTGCCCATTAAATCCAGTACTTGCTGAATTTCCAGCAACCGGTCAATCGATGTGCCTTCCTCCCAATATAGCCCCGTAATATCTAGAAGTACATGATCCACTTCCCGGGAATGTACGAAGTCGCTCAGTTTCATGATTAAAAGATTAAAGCGTTCCTCATTCATTTGACCAATTAATGAAACGGCAGCGAGATTGTCATAAATCATCATGATCGGCAGCATGAGCTGTTCGATTTCATTGTCTTTACTATGTAATTCTTCTATCTGTCTGTATTGCACCGAGACGTCTGTCTGCGTACCAATGAAATAGTCTTTGCCTTCGATCACAACCGGACGGATACTGAGACGGTTCCAAAACATTGTCCCGTCTTTTTTATAATTCTTCAGTACGACTGTAATTGGCACTCTCTCTGAAATTGCTCTTCTGATTTTCATCACACTGGACGGATCCGTATCTGCACCTTGAAGAAATCTGCAGTTGCGGCCAAGCGCTTCTTCTTGCGTGTATCCCGTCATAGTTTCAAAAGTTTTATTAGTATAGATTATAGGATTGTCTTCAAGGGAGACGTCGGTAACCAGCGCCGAAACCCGGCTGCCGTCAATTAACGCTTCCATCAGCTGTCTTTGTACTGTATCCGGTAAGTTTCTAATTCTCTACACATCCCATCCATATCAAATACTTGTTATTGTTTTATCGTAGCATATGCTTTTGCGTTTTGTATAATAAATTTGAATAGTTCGCCGAATTTCTTTTTAAAATAAACAGACTGGGACAAAATATAAAAAAAGCGTAAAGTTTATTCCTTTACGCTTTTTTATGTCTATTTTTTATTAAATACTTTGCAAAGCATTTGAGTGGACCGGAGCGGAAAAAGGCCGACTCCTGCGGGATTTAGCGCGAATGTTGAGACCCCGCAGGAGCGCCAGCGACGAGGAGGCTCAAGCGCGCCCCGCGGAAAGCGTGCCTTTTGGAGCGCAGGGGAACGGACTTTTTTTAGTTTTGTCCCAGCCTCCTCCGTTTTATATACGTGCAGCCTGCATCGCTTTGAATTCTTTTTCCGAACATAACACAAAATGTTCAGGAGCAACCTCGCGGAATTCTACTTTTTCATCCGGCCCATATTGATGGTCTTTCGGATTATACGGTCTGCGTACACGTGAACGCTCATAAATAGGATCCGGCAGCGGAATTGCTGACAGCAAAGATTTTGTATAAGCATGCATTGGATTTCGGTATAATTCATCTGCCGGAGCCATCTCCACCAGTTTACCAAAGTACATTACACCAATCCGGTCAGAAATGTATTTCACCATCGACAAATCGTGTGCGATAAATAAATACGTCAAACCTTTTTCTTCCTGAAGCTCCTTCAGCAAGTTCACAACTTGCGCTTGAATGGAAACGTCCAATGCAGAAATGGGTTCATCTGCAATGATGAATTCAGGGTCAACAGCCAATGCACGGGCAATTCCGATGCGCTGGCGCTGGCCGCCTGAAAATTCATGGGGATAACGCTCAGCATGTTCACGGTTTAATCCAACGGTTTCGAGCAACTCAATGACACGTTGTTTCCGTTCTTTCTTGCCTTTCACCAGACCGTGTATATCCAGTCCTTCTGCTATAATATCCAGCACTTTCATCCGCGGATTCAAAGAGGCATAAGGATCTTGAAAGATCATTTGCATCTTCCGGTTCAAGGCGTGATTTTCTTGTTTGCTTTTCGGTGCGTGAACATCTACTCCGTCATAGAGAACCTGTCCTGCCGTTGCATCATACAGTCGAATCATTGTACGGCCTGTTGTAGACTTGCCGCATCCCGACTCTCCCACCAGGCCAAATGTTTCACCGCGCTTGATTGTAAAGCTGATATCATCAATTGCACGGACTTCAGATGCTTTTCCTGCATTAAAGTATTGTTTTAGATTTCGCACTTCAATTAATTGGTCTGCCATTACACAGTACCTCCAGTCTGATCGACATAGTATCGACTGCCAGGGAATGTTTTCATCCGCTCAATAATCACCGCAGGCGGTTCAACTTGCGGCGCCTGTTCGTGCAATAACCACGTCGCTGCATAATGCGTGTCACTCACCTTGAAGAATGGCGGCTGACGCTCCATATCAATTTTCATTGCATACTCACTGCGCAGTGCGAATGCATCCCCTTTTGGCGGATTCAATAAGTCAGGCGGCGTCCCCGGAATTGCATACAGCTTTTGATCCGCCAAATCCATGGACGGCATTGAGCTAAGCAATCCCCATGTATAAGGATGCTGCGGATTATAGAAGATTTCATCAACTGTGCCGATCTCCACAATTCTGCCGCCATACATCACTGCCACACGGTCTGCAACGTTTGCTACAACGCCCAGATCATGTGTGATGAAGATGATAGATGTATCAATTTTGCTTTGAATTTCTTTCATTAATTCTAATATTTGCGCTTGAATGGTTACATCAAGTGCCGTCGTCGGCTCATCAGCTATCAGTATTTTCGGGTTGCATGCGAGCGCAATTGCGATAACGATACGCTGACGCTGACCGCCTGAAAACTGGTGAGGGTACATTTTATAGCGGTTTTCAGCATTCGGAATACCCACGAGATTCAATAATTCAATCGTTTTTTCCTTAGCCTGTGATTTATTTAGCTTCTGGTGTTTTAAAATCGGCTCCATGATCTGTTTGCCGATCGTCATCGTAGGATTTAATGATGTCATCGGATCCTGGAAGATCATTGATATATCTTTTCCGCGTATTTTTTGCATATCCTTTTCAGGAATTTTCGTTAAATCTTTTCCTTCAAATATGATTTCGCCGTTTTTATATTCGGCACTTGACTCAGGAAGCAAGCGCATGATTGATTTTGTCGTTACCGATTTTCCGGATCCTGACTCTCCCACGATAGCGAGTGTTTCACCTGTAAGCAAATCAAAGTTCACTCCACGGATCGCTTTCACTTCACCTGCAAATGTATGGAAGGAAAGCTCGAGGTCTTTTACTTCTAAAATTTTCGTCAACTTGCTCTCCTCCTCTTAATCTTTCATCTTCGGATCTAACGCATCGCGCAGTCCGTCACCGATCAAGTTAAATGCAATCATTAAAATACTGATGACAATCGCCGGGAACAGAAGGACATACGGCTGGTTCTCCATCACTTTATAGCCATCATTAATCAATGTACCTAACGATGCCGCCGGCGGCTGAAGCCCGATTCCAATAAAGCTTAAGAATGCTTCAAAGAAAATCGCGTTCGGAATTGTAAACATCGTATTGATGATGATAATACCAAGCATATTCGGCAATAAATGTCTGGTGATAATTTTTCCGTCCTTAGCTCCAAGTGTGCGTGAAGCAAGAACGAATTCCTGTGATTTATATTTCAATGTTTGGGCACGGACAATCCGTGACATTCCAATCCAGCCGGTTATGGTGATCGCGACAATGATTGCAGCGATACCCGGATCCATAATCATGATCATTAAGATGACAACAATCAAAGTCGGTATGCCGATTAGTATTTCAACGATCCGCTGCATAATATCATCGGTGCGGCCGCCGAAGTATCCTGAAATCCCGCCGTATGCAACGCCGATGACCATATCAATTGCCGCTGCAACAAATGCGATAAACAGGGATACACGAGTACCTTCCCATAGCCGTGTAAATAAATCGCGGCCGAGACCATCTGTACCGAACCAATAATATTCATCAACCTTTTTCATTTCATACAAATTTACTTTTTTACCTGCGAGTTTACCTTCTCCATCAAAGAAACCTGTCGCTTCAATCCCCGGAATTTTAGGAGGCAGGTTGGCATGGCGCAAGTTTTGTGCATCGCCGGCATGTCCAGTTAAATACGGGCCAATTAATGCCATCAGCCCAATCAATAATAGTATGACCATGCTGATGATCGCTGCTTTATTTTTACGAAGACCAAGCCATGTATCTTGCCAAAAGCTCAAACTTGGTTTTTCTATCCGTTCTGCTTTATCAGCGTCAATTGTGATTCGTTCAAAGTCTTCGTGCGTTATCTTTTTTTCTTCAAATTCGTTGCTCATTATCCCTTACCTCCTGCCACGCGGATACGCGGATCAATAATTCCGTATAAAATATCCACAATAAAAATAACTAAAATTAGGAAGGCAGAGAACAATAGCGTCGTACCCATAATCGTTGCATGATCATTCGTCATGATAGACGATACGAATTGTTCACCAATTCCCGGAATAGCAAAAATTTGTTCCACAACGAGCGAGCCTGTAACCAATCCGGCAGCCAATGGCCCGAGCACTGTGATTAATGGAATCAGCGCGTTTCGGAAAGCATGTTTAAAAGCGATTTCGAAACCGTTCGCTCCCTTTGCTTTAGCCAATATAATATAATCTGAATTTAATACTTCTATCATCTCAGTCCGTATGAAACGCGCGGATAGGGCTAGCGGCCCCATAGCGAGTGCAAGCGATGGCAGGACACTGGACTTCCAACCGTCATTCCACAAACCGACCGGTAACAGATGCCATTCAGAAGCAATCCAATACTGCAGTAATGACGCAAATACAAAGGACGGAATGGAAATACCGAGTATGGCAAAGAAGGTGCTTCCATAATCCCAGAATGTATTATGCTTCAATGCTGCAAGCATACCAAGCAGGATTCCGACAATCGTCCCGAAGACCATCGCTTGCGCTCCCAAGATTAAAGAAGGTTTCAATCTTGTAGCCAATAGATCGTTGACACTTTTCCCTTTAAATACAAAGGACGTTCCCAGATCACCTTTTGCCAAGTTCTTCATATAAATTGCGTATTGTACGGGCTTTGGTTTATCGATCCCGTACTTCTTTTCAACAATCGCTTTCTGTGTATCATTTAATTTGTTATAAGAAGCGATTGGTGAACCCGGCAATGTTTGCATGAGGAAAAAAGAGGCCGTTGCAATTAACATCAGCGTTATGAACATATATACTATACGTTTTCCAATATACTTAACCACGGTACGTTACACCTCCAAGAAAGTTTCTTTCTGTATATTCATTTAGCTATTCTACAATTTCCGACAAAATGCACCATTTGAAATATTTAAACTATTCGATGTTACTAAAAAGAGAGTATATGGAATATCAATTCCCATATACTCTCCCCTATGAAACTTACATACATACTTTGCTGCTATTATTTACCGGAGATGTATGCCCACTTGTATGAGTAGTCTGCTCCAAACGGATGATCTACTAAGCCTTTAAAGTATGGCTTGTGCAGGAAGATCAAACCACGCTGATAAATCGGTGCGATGGCAGCGTCTTCATCAAGAAGAATTTTCTCGGCTTTTGCAAATGCTTCATAACGCTCCTTAGGCTTAAGTGCCAGCTCGCCTTTGGAATCTTCAATCAATTTATCGTACTCAGGATTAGAGTAAGACATTAAGTTGTTTGTGCCATCTGTTACGAATAGATCCAAGAATGAAATCGGGTCTTGGAAATCCGGTCCCCAGCCTGATACTTGAATATCATAGTCTTGGTTACCATCTAAGTCAAGACGTACAGAGAACGGCACTTCTTTCAATGAAATTGAAAGACCTTCTAAATTTGTTTCTAATTGAGATTTGAAGTACTCGTCCATTTTCTTAGAAAGCTCAGTGTCTCCACCCAGAATTTCTAATTTAAGAGAGTCAACACCCAATTCTTCTAAACCTTTTTTCCAGTGTTCTTGTGCTTCTTCCACATTATACTCCAAGTGGTCTCCGCTCAGCTCACGGAAATCTTTTTCATCTTCATCAAATGCAAAGTTTGTTGGAACTAGGAAGTTCGCAGGCAATGAACCGTTAGCCAGTACTACATCAGCCATGTCATTTTTCTCGAACGCTTTAGCAATTGCTTTACGGATATTTTCGTTCGCAAGTGGTGTTTTTTCTCCACCGCGCTCTTGGTTAAACTTGAAGTAGAATACAGACGTTTCCGGCTGAATTACTGCTTCCGCGTCATCACGATACTGCATAGCCAAGTCGCCGGAAACTCCTGCACGATCTAGCTTGCCATCCTGATAAAGCTTTACTGCAGTTGCAGAATCTTTTACAACGTTTACATGAATTTCATCAAGCTTTACGTTTTCTGCATCCCAGTAATGTTCGTTCTTAACATACGTCCAGCTGTCACCAGTACCATCCCATTTTGTTAAAACGAATGGACCGTTTGACAGAAGATTTTCTGAATTTGTTGCGTATGCATCAGCTTTAGAAGTTACGAACTCTTCTTTCAGCGGGTAGAATGTTCCAAATGACATCAGTGACAAGAAGTAAGGTACCGGACGCTCCAGTGTTACTTCAAACGTTTTTTCGTCTACAGCCTTAACTCCAAGCTCAGACACTTCCATTTTTTCTTCAGAGATAGCTGTCGCATTTTTTACTACGCCAGACATCATGAATGGTCCGTATGGTGAACCTGTAGCCGGGTCGATTGCACGCTGCCAAGCATAAACGAAATCGTCAGCTGTAACAGGTGTTTCATCAGACCACATTGCATCGCGAAGTTTGAATGTATAAGTCAGTCCATCCTCACTTACTTCTGCTTCTTCAGCAGCCATTGCAGGTTCAGCAATATTTTCCTGGTTTAAACGGTATAAACCTTCATTGATATTGTTCAATACGTTGAAGCCAACCTGATCTTCTACGATTGATGAGTCAACAGATGGAATAGCAGCAGATTCAGCCAAGTATAGTACTTGCTCAGCGTCAGGTTCTCCGTCTTCGTCTTTCGGATGCTGTTTTTCTTCAGTTGCCTCTTCGTTGTCCTTGTCATCTCCGTCCGCTGCCGGCTTATCTTCATTTTTGGATCCGCCGCATGCAGCCAAGAACATACTTAGCACTAACGTGAGTGCCATAAGTAAAAGCCACTTCTTATTCTTCAAATTGTTGACCTCCCCTTTTGTTTTTGAAGTACTAGCTTTTTAATTATACAAGAAAAACATATAAATGTAAACGCTAACAACATAATTATCTTAATTTTAAACTATTGATGAAGATTCTACACAATTTGACCCGTTTCTTGTATGATATACAGTAGTTGCTTACACTATTAATGAAAAGAAGGATTTCAATGAACCCTAATGTTATTATATTTCTTATATCTCAATTGATGATTATTATCGCAGCATATTCAGTATACGGCCGGATCTCACTGCTCGGCTATATTAACACTTCATTTTTCGTCAGTGGTTTTCTGCTCTTTATCGGCGGTGCAGTATTCATTATCCGTACGGGTTCTTTCGACTTTTTCATGAAAAGTACACGGAAAGTATTTGCGCCTAAAGGGCAGAGAGAAGTGCTCGATTCCATGCGTGCTCCCAGTGAAGCAATGTCAGCGAATCCGGCATGGTTTTTTATAGCCGGCTTGCCTGCTTTTGTTCTAATGATTGTTGCGCTTGTGGTGTATTATATACAGCAATAAGTAAGGATTTTTTGAACAAATATACTGAATGGAATAATCGTCTTAACTCCCTGACGGATATATGTACTGAATGTTCACCAAACGCTTTCATTTTTCTCTTATTATTTTCTAAAAACTATTACATACATAAGAGATATGTTTTACCGATGTTCTCAATATTAAAACGCAGCGTTCCTTTACAGGAGCGCTGCGTTATTTCCATTATTTACGGTCTTCTACTTTCAGTTTGCCGCCATCATTAAACGTAATCTTGACTTCGAACTTTGTATAGTTCGCATCCAGATTAAAGACTTTCAGCACCTGATCAATTGCCTCTTCATTTGTACTGTCTTTCGTCAGACTTAGCTGTTTCACTTTTGGATATATGTCGTCAAATGCTTCCTGCCCTTTCAAATGCACGTTATTTACTTCGTCCTCTACTTTCGCTTTTACAGGCTCATTTTCATCTTGTTCAATTTCTGCTTCGTATTCGATGTCCTTGTCATATGAAACCTCTACTTCAATTTCTTTAAATGAAAGCTGCTTCATATCTGCTTCCATATTGCCTGCCGCAGAATCTGCTGATCCTTCCGTTTCGCCTTCACCCATAGAATTTTGCGTTGTCTCATCAGTGGCAGGTTCTAATGGCTGTTCCACAGGCGCTGATGCTGCATCTTTGTTTTCTGTTCCCGTGTCTTTTGCGGCGTCCGTCCCGCATGCCGCCAGACTGAGTGCCATGACAGAAATTCCGGTCAGTAATGCTCGTTTCATTATAAATTCCTCCTGTATATTGTATTCCTTATAGTAATTCCCCGATTTTCATTATTTAATCGATTAGTTTTATTTAATGAAGGGTATGTTGGTAAGTAAAGGAGTGAATCGAATGGACAAAAAATACCTGGCAACTGCAAAAGAGGCTATTGATTCGATTGAATCAGCTGTTCCAACAGAGAGACATTTACGTCGGGCCCATGCGGCCGGCATCGCTTTTGATGCCGTGTTTTTGCCGACCGGTGCTGCAATGCCCTGGACTGTCGCAGCCCATTTACAAAAAAAAGAAGTGCCCGCTGTCGTTCGTTTCTCTCACAGCTCCACAAGTGCTGATCCAAACCAGCGGCTGAATCCAATTAAAGGTATGGCGGTTCGCTTTGAATTACCTGATGATAACTTTACAAATCTTACAATGGCCAATATTCCAATCTTCATCAGTAAAACACCTGATGCATTCATTCGCCTAATCCAGGCACTTGGCGCTTCGGGCTCCTGGCCGCAGCGCTTCGGATCATTGTTGCAAGACGCCGAATATAAAGCATTCGGCACTATTTTGAAGAAGATCAAACCGCTTCGCAATTATGAGACCTTACATTATTACTCCATCCATGCATACTACCTAGTGAATCAAGAACAGCGGAAACAGGCTGTGCGATTTGAATGGCAGCCCCTGCCTCAAAATGACCGGACTTTATCAGGCAACTCTATGGAAAACAAACTTATCCAAGAAGTAGAGTCAGCGGAAATCCCCATACGCTTTCGTCTGCTCATACAGCTTGCTGAAAAAGGGGACCCAACTGATGATCCTACTGTTATGTGGCCTAATGACAGAAAGAAAATTGAGGCAGGCATCCTGACATTGACTGCCGTGCGTGCCGATAATGCTGAATCTATTGTCTTTGATCCGACAGTGGTAGTTGAAGGTGTAAAGTGCAGTGAAGATCCGGTTCTGCACTTCCGCTCTGCCGCCTATGCAGAATCAGCCAGACGGCGCGGTGCACTCGAATAGATTCATATAAGAGAACGCCCGCAATCTATTGGCGGTAATAATCCGATGTGATAATTTAATATTTTCACCAAATATTTCACACACAATTTGTCAATTCTTTCAATTTCCATTGTATTTTTAAATTATTCACAACCGCAATATAAACAATCATACTTTTATACCGTATTGATAAACTTGATTTTTTCATCACACCCTTGTTAAACTAGCATCGTGTCAATTCAACGTGCGGAATAAAAGCAATTCTTTATAAATAAGAATTCACCAGTCAGACTGGCAGAAGGGGTTGACTACTCACTACAAGGAGCTGATGTGTATGACAAAGGAAGAACAAATGATACTGGATAATACAGTAGATGAAGAAGAAAAGGATTACACCCTGGACCGTGTGCCAATTGAAGACCGGACAAAAAGCTGGCTAAGCATAACGAATATTACATTCGGTATCGCAACTGCCATCTTTTATTTTCAAATGGGCAGCGTGATGGCCTTGCAATTTGGCGCACCAAACGCCATCGCTTCTGCAATTTATGCAATTATCGTAGCTGGCTTGCTTGGTACAGTAATTGCATACTTATCGGCAAAATCGGGCATGAATGTCAATTTACTCTCGCGGGGCGGCGGTTTCGGCTATATTGGCGCCTCACTCACCTCTCTGATTTACGCTTCAAACTTTATTATGTATTGTGCATTTGAAGGCTTGATACTTGTCTCAGCAGTTCATCATTTCGTTCCCGGTTTGCCTGAATGGGTTCTGATTGTGGTATTCGGAACATTAGTCATTCCGCTTAACTGGTTCGGAATCGAACAATTGGACAAGCTGCAGAAATGGTCTATGCCAATATTTATGATATTTCTCGTTACAGCTATCGTGGTCTCTTTCATTAAACCCGCAGTATACACCGGATCTGTTTTCTCATACATGCCGGAAGGAGTACAGTTTGGCGGTACAGCTCTGTTATTCTGTATCGGTATGCATAACGGAATTATGGGATTAACCGCTTTACTTGCTTCAGACTATGCACGTTTCTTAAAACCTTCAGACCGAAAATTCGGTTCCCTTGCGATTGGTTTTATTCCGCAGATTTTCTGTTACGGCGTGATGGGCGGACTTGGAATATGGTTTGGTGTACGATTCCTCGAGAAGGATCCGGGCGTCTACATCGTTCTGCTGCTCGGTATCGGCGGTGCATTATTCACTATGCTGACGCAGTTACGAATCAATGTCACCAATATTTACAGCAGTTCACTTTCATTGTCCAATTTCTTCGAGAATGTGCTTCGTTTTACACCGGGACGCAGATTTTGGGTTGTCGTCTCCGCTGTTACCGCCATTTTACTGATGCTCGGCGGAATTGTGGATCATCTGGATACCGTAATGACTTTCCAAGGAGTATTTTTATTCTCCTGGGCTGCTATCTTGGTGACGGATGCACTCATCGTCAAAAAGTGGCTGAAAATTGGACCTGATTATTATGTGGCACGACAGAGATTCCTGTATAAATGGAACCCTGTAGGCGTCGTATCACTTCTTGCAGCCAGCGCATTTGGTACAATTGCCGCTTCTGGTCTGCTTGGGATATTCCTGCAGTCAACCGCAGCATTTTTTGCCGCGCTGCTTGCAGCTATATTGACAGTAGTCATCGCCGTCTATACGAAAGGTTCATATTATTTACAGCGTGAACCAAACGATATTACCGCAGAGGACAGAATTAGATAATAACTGGTTAATACAATCAAAAAGTGCCTGAAAGACCAATACTATGGTCTTCAGGCACTTTTTCATTTACGTTCTTCGGACAATCCTGTGCGTTTAATATGTCCCCAGTCACGCTTCCCTCTTAATGCACGAATAATTCCTTCTGCGCGCCAGAACAGCGTCAGCGGACGGTACCAAAACACTTCGGTGAGCGACAGCAAAACCAGGCGCAGCAAATCATTAATTTTTGGATAGGTGTTCCGGCTCCATGCCTCCAGTAAAACAGAGGTCATAGAAAACAATGAGCCATACAAGATAAATAATAAGCCCAGTATCGCCGCAAAGGCTATATAGACCTCTCCCATGAAGAAAGAGAGTACTATATAAGCATAGCCTGCCAGTTCAATCAGCGGCCCAAGCAATTCAATAAACAAGAAATACGGAATAGACAACAACCCTACTGTACCGTACTTCGGATTAAACGCCATTTTCTTATGGAGCCAAAGACTCTCGGCCAACCCCTGATGCCAGCGGCGGCGCTGGGTGCGCAAGTCTTTAAAAGAATCTGGAGCTTCCGTCCAGCAGACAGGATCTGGCGTAAAGACGATTTCTTTATCTTCTTTGCGATCCGCCAGTTCTTCATGAAGCTTGACTACAAGCTCCATATCCTCACCGACTGTATTTCTCGCATACCCGCCGGCTTGCAGCACCCATTTCTTTGAAAACACACTGAATGCACCTGAAATGATTAACACGAGATTAAACTTACTGAGCGCCATGCGTCCCATCAGGAAAGCACGCATATATTCTATAATCTGCATCCTCACAACAGCTGAATCTGGAAGCCCTTCCCTGACTACCTGTCCCATTTGTATTTCGTAACCATTCGCAATCCTTACGTTGCCGCCTGTCGCTATCACTTCCTTGTTTGACTCCATAATCGGCTTCATCACCCGCAGCAATGAATTGCGGTCCAGAATG
The Sporosarcina sp. P33 genome window above contains:
- the opp3b gene encoding oligopeptide ABC transporter permease encodes the protein MVKYIGKRIVYMFITLMLIATASFFLMQTLPGSPIASYNKLNDTQKAIVEKKYGIDKPKPVQYAIYMKNLAKGDLGTSFVFKGKSVNDLLATRLKPSLILGAQAMVFGTIVGILLGMLAALKHNTFWDYGSTFFAILGISIPSFVFASLLQYWIASEWHLLPVGLWNDGWKSSVLPSLALAMGPLALSARFIRTEMIEVLNSDYIILAKAKGANGFEIAFKHAFRNALIPLITVLGPLAAGLVTGSLVVEQIFAIPGIGEQFVSSIMTNDHATIMGTTLLFSAFLILVIFIVDILYGIIDPRIRVAGGKG
- a CDS encoding peptide ABC transporter substrate-binding protein; protein product: MKNKKWLLLMALTLVLSMFLAACGGSKNEDKPAADGDDKDNEEATEEKQHPKDEDGEPDAEQVLYLAESAAIPSVDSSIVEDQVGFNVLNNINEGLYRLNQENIAEPAMAAEEAEVSEDGLTYTFKLRDAMWSDETPVTADDFVYAWQRAIDPATGSPYGPFMMSGVVKNATAISEEKMEVSELGVKAVDEKTFEVTLERPVPYFLSLMSFGTFYPLKEEFVTSKADAYATNSENLLSNGPFVLTKWDGTGDSWTYVKNEHYWDAENVKLDEIHVNVVKDSATAVKLYQDGKLDRAGVSGDLAMQYRDDAEAVIQPETSVFYFKFNQERGGEKTPLANENIRKAIAKAFEKNDMADVVLANGSLPANFLVPTNFAFDEDEKDFRELSGDHLEYNVEEAQEHWKKGLEELGVDSLKLEILGGDTELSKKMDEYFKSQLETNLEGLSISLKEVPFSVRLDLDGNQDYDIQVSGWGPDFQDPISFLDLFVTDGTNNLMSYSNPEYDKLIEDSKGELALKPKERYEAFAKAEKILLDEDAAIAPIYQRGLIFLHKPYFKGLVDHPFGADYSYKWAYISGK
- a CDS encoding DUF3899 domain-containing protein, encoding MNPNVIIFLISQLMIIIAAYSVYGRISLLGYINTSFFVSGFLLFIGGAVFIIRTGSFDFFMKSTRKVFAPKGQREVLDSMRAPSEAMSANPAWFFIAGLPAFVLMIVALVVYYIQQ
- a CDS encoding YusW family protein, producing the protein MKRALLTGISVMALSLAACGTDAAKDTGTENKDAASAPVEQPLEPATDETTQNSMGEGETEGSADSAAGNMEADMKQLSFKEIEVEVSYDKDIEYEAEIEQDENEPVKAKVEDEVNNVHLKGQEAFDDIYPKVKQLSLTKDSTNEEAIDQVLKVFNLDANYTKFEVKITFNDGGKLKVEDRK
- a CDS encoding catalase, which translates into the protein MDKKYLATAKEAIDSIESAVPTERHLRRAHAAGIAFDAVFLPTGAAMPWTVAAHLQKKEVPAVVRFSHSSTSADPNQRLNPIKGMAVRFELPDDNFTNLTMANIPIFISKTPDAFIRLIQALGASGSWPQRFGSLLQDAEYKAFGTILKKIKPLRNYETLHYYSIHAYYLVNQEQRKQAVRFEWQPLPQNDRTLSGNSMENKLIQEVESAEIPIRFRLLIQLAEKGDPTDDPTVMWPNDRKKIEAGILTLTAVRADNAESIVFDPTVVVEGVKCSEDPVLHFRSAAYAESARRRGALE
- a CDS encoding cytosine permease; this translates as MTKEEQMILDNTVDEEEKDYTLDRVPIEDRTKSWLSITNITFGIATAIFYFQMGSVMALQFGAPNAIASAIYAIIVAGLLGTVIAYLSAKSGMNVNLLSRGGGFGYIGASLTSLIYASNFIMYCAFEGLILVSAVHHFVPGLPEWVLIVVFGTLVIPLNWFGIEQLDKLQKWSMPIFMIFLVTAIVVSFIKPAVYTGSVFSYMPEGVQFGGTALLFCIGMHNGIMGLTALLASDYARFLKPSDRKFGSLAIGFIPQIFCYGVMGGLGIWFGVRFLEKDPGVYIVLLLGIGGALFTMLTQLRINVTNIYSSSLSLSNFFENVLRFTPGRRFWVVVSAVTAILLMLGGIVDHLDTVMTFQGVFLFSWAAILVTDALIVKKWLKIGPDYYVARQRFLYKWNPVGVVSLLAASAFGTIAASGLLGIFLQSTAAFFAALLAAILTVVIAVYTKGSYYLQREPNDITAEDRIR